Proteins encoded together in one Penicillium digitatum chromosome 1, complete sequence window:
- a CDS encoding fungal-specific transcription factor domain-containing protein, protein MTDQRSPKEAGMDPSASRCRAKLQLSCKLCRRRKLNCNREYPCGTCSKRGLDKLCTCPPDPMQPLRLDPSSSNMQARRQQLESLVVTLLQQSKSVPHDSAVPLHMTSTQHEMDNRADKISSQSNHGSIKCNHVGNSRYVNGSHGVAVLNGIVELKDYFEQEGMEPARPVFDPTSSASFVGPQPLFGYP, encoded by the exons ATGACAGATCAGCGAAGTCCCAAAGAAGCCGGCATGGACCCTTCGGCCAGTCGATGTCGCGCAAAACTCCAGCTCTCCTGCAAGTTATGTAGACGTCGGAA GCTTAATTGCAATCGCGAATATCCCTGCGGCACATGCTCGAAACGTGGGCTAGACAAGTTGTGCACTTGCCCTCCAGATCCGATGCAACCGTTGAGGCTGGATCCTTCGTCGTCAAATATGCAGGCTAGGAGACAGCAATTGGAAAGCTTGGTGGTCACTCTGTTACAGCAGAGCAAGAGCGTCCCGCACGATTCAGCCGTGCCTCTCCATATGACCAGCACACAACACGAAATGGACAATAGGGCGGATAAGATCTCTTCTCAATCGAATCACGGCAGCATAAAATGCAACCATGTTGGGAATTCCAGATATGTCAATGGCAGCCACGGGGTGGCTGTTCTGAATGGCATTGTCGAATTGAAAGATTATTTTGAACAGGAAGGAATGGAACCTGCCCGACCTGTCTTCGATCCAACGTCTTCTGCATCATTTGTCGGCCCGCAGCCACTCTTTGGCTACCCTTAA